From one Rhodamnia argentea isolate NSW1041297 chromosome 1, ASM2092103v1, whole genome shotgun sequence genomic stretch:
- the LOC115747765 gene encoding neurofilament heavy polypeptide-like isoform X6, translated as MASETVVPDHHTPDETVEKKENEENKIIKEEETKEQITKDIESESPDIPVPKAEELMPEEQIKPAAVDEGGAVLEAPSEAGLKAEDVSVVLNRPDSATKPIGTQPEDTTVTNVPQAETPIEVVGDEQEEKEVEVVADEPKDKEVEAVVAAEPKEKEVEAVAAAELKEKEVEAVKEVEAQAVKPEEKEAVVEEVEEIKDKAEDKAVVVDAAESKSKENLASEEVASKVEEKSAAEVVEDEVKEKPASEEVGKEPEEKVVEEADAKEPEKGAIEAVVCEPKEELVVEPIKEKVVDEPKISATETSELTEAAASSVAEPREVAEAETKVGDKPELTKEAEDKPQEVTNVVENVLESVEEVKPTEKTEVKVARNLRSVMDEFDGVTSSKAEKIDEAPAVTETNFTVIEEAQAVVEKEVPVDANGQQSASAVDGIPEEEAKVEAEKEEEKIEKLKEKDEETSKDEVNKVENVSAVTEQSLTGAAELEKEETPAPVEAEEAKEVKAEEAENGVAKGDDEDAKLAPPPSDEPAKDGHDTKASRDLPAQEVSGKKQSGNIMSKVKQLGVKVKKAIVGKSPISKTPMTEAKGEEKVK; from the exons ATGGCTTCTGAGACAGTTGTGCCTGATCATCACACTCCTGATGAA ACGGTTGAGAAGAAGGAGAACGAAGAGAACAAGATAATCAAAGAGGAGGAAACAAAGGAACAGATCACCAAAGACATTGAATCCGAGAGTCCAGATATCCCGGTCCCTAAAGCAGAAGAACTGATGCCTGAGGAGCAGATAAAACCTGCTGCAGTGGATGAAGGTGGAGCTGTTTTGGAGGCACCTTCTGAAGCTGGCTTGAAGGCGGAAGACGTTTCTGTAGTGCTGAACCGTCCAGATTCAGCAACCAAGCCTATTGGTACCCAACCAGAGGATACAACTGTAACCAATGTGCCTCAGGCGGAGACACCAATTGAAGTTGTTGGAGACGAACAAGAGGAGAAAGAAGTCGAGGTGGTTGCAGATGAACCAAAGGATAAAGAAGTCGAGGCAGTTGTTGCAGCTGaaccaaaggaaaaagaagtcgAGGCTGTTGCTGCAGCTGAACTAAAGGAGAAAGAAGTCGAGGCGGTT AAAGAAGTTGAGGCTCAGGCAGTTAaaccagaagaaaaagaagcagtgGTTGAAGAAG TTGAAGAAATCAAAGATAAGGCAGAGGACAAAGCAGTTGTGGTGGATGCAGCTGAGAGTAAATCCAAGGAAAACCTGGCTAGTGAAGAAGTTGCAAGTAAGGTGGAGGAGAAATCGGCAGCTGAAGTGGTTGAAGACGAAGTAAAGGAGAAGCCTGCAAGTGAAGAAGTCGGAAAAGAACCCGAGGAGAAAGTCGTGGAGGAAGCTGATGCCAAAGAACCGGAAAAAGGAGCGATTGAAGCTGTTGTATGCGAACCAAAAGAAGAATTGGTTGTTGAACCAATCAAAGAGAAGGTGGTTGATGAGCCGAAAATATCAGCCACTGAAACCAGCGAGCTGACTGAAGCAGCAGCCAGCAGCGTGGCCGAGCCGAGAGAGGTAGCAGAAGCAGAAACCAAGGTAGGGGATAAACCAGAGTTGACCAAAGAAGCAGAGGATAAACCCCAAGAAGTCACCAATGTTGTGGAGAATGTGCTGGAGAGTGTTGAGGAAGTCAAGCCCACGGAGAAGACAGAGGTTAAGGTAGCAAGAAATCTCAGGTCCGTGATGGATGAGTTCGACGGCGTCACATCGTCCAAGGCAGAAAAGATTGATGAGGCGCCTGCTGTTACAGAAACCAATTTTACCGTCATTGAGGAAGCTCAAGCTGTTGTTGAGAAGGAAGTTCCTGTGGATGCAAACGGTCAACAAAGCGCATCTGCAGTGGATGGCATTCCAGAGGAGGAAGCCAAAGTCGAGgcggaaaaggaagaagaaaagatcgaGAAACTCAAGGAGAAAGACGAAGAAACCAGTAAAGATGAGGTGAATAAAGTGGAAAATGTGAGTGCCGTAACTGAGCAAAGTTTGACTGGCGCTGCTGAGTTGGAGAAGGAAGAGACACCGGCTCCAGTCGAAGCAGAGGAAGCCAAAGAGGTCAAGGCAGAGGAGGCCGAAAATGGCGTTGCAAAAGGTGACGATGAAGATGCAAAACTCGCGCCTCCTCCAAGTGACGAGCCTGCAAAGGACGGCCATGACACCAAAGCGTCAAGGGACCTGCCTGCACAAGAGGTCTCAGGGAAAAAGCAGTCGGGTAACATAATGTCGAAGGTGAAGCAATTAGGCGTGAAGGTAAAGAAAGCCATCGTCGGTAAATCCCCAATCTCGAAGACGCCGATGACAGAGGCCAAGGGCGAAGAGAAAGTCAAGTGA
- the LOC115747765 gene encoding neurofilament heavy polypeptide-like isoform X11 — protein MASETVVPDHHTPDETVEKKENEENKIIKEEETKEQITKDIESESPDIPVPKAEELMPEEQIKPAAVDEGGAVLEAPSEAGLKAEDVSVVLNRPDSATKPIGTQPEDTTVTNVPQAETPIEVVGDEQEEKEVEAVVAAEPKEKEVEAVKEVEAQAVKPEEKEAVVEEVEEIKDKAEDKAVVVDAAESKSKENLASEEVASKVEEKSAAEVVEDEVKEKPASEEVGKEPEEKVVEEADAKEPEKGAIEAVVCEPKEELVVEPIKEKVVDEPKISATETSELTEAAASSVAEPREVAEAETKVGDKPELTKEAEDKPQEVTNVVENVLESVEEVKPTEKTEVKVARNLRSVMDEFDGVTSSKAEKIDEAPAVTETNFTVIEEAQAVVEKEVPVDANGQQSASAVDGIPEEEAKVEAEKEEEKIEKLKEKDEETSKDEVNKVENVSAVTEQSLTGAAELEKEETPAPVEAEEAKEVKAEEAENGVAKGDDEDAKLAPPPSDEPAKDGHDTKASRDLPAQEVSGKKQSGNIMSKVKQLGVKVKKAIVGKSPISKTPMTEAKGEEKVK, from the exons ATGGCTTCTGAGACAGTTGTGCCTGATCATCACACTCCTGATGAA ACGGTTGAGAAGAAGGAGAACGAAGAGAACAAGATAATCAAAGAGGAGGAAACAAAGGAACAGATCACCAAAGACATTGAATCCGAGAGTCCAGATATCCCGGTCCCTAAAGCAGAAGAACTGATGCCTGAGGAGCAGATAAAACCTGCTGCAGTGGATGAAGGTGGAGCTGTTTTGGAGGCACCTTCTGAAGCTGGCTTGAAGGCGGAAGACGTTTCTGTAGTGCTGAACCGTCCAGATTCAGCAACCAAGCCTATTGGTACCCAACCAGAGGATACAACTGTAACCAATGTGCCTCAGGCGGAGACACCAATTGAAGTTGTTGGAGACGAACAAGAGGAGAAAGAAGTCGAG GCAGTTGTTGCAGCTGaaccaaaggaaaaagaagtcgAGGCTGTT AAAGAAGTTGAGGCTCAGGCAGTTAaaccagaagaaaaagaagcagtgGTTGAAGAAG TTGAAGAAATCAAAGATAAGGCAGAGGACAAAGCAGTTGTGGTGGATGCAGCTGAGAGTAAATCCAAGGAAAACCTGGCTAGTGAAGAAGTTGCAAGTAAGGTGGAGGAGAAATCGGCAGCTGAAGTGGTTGAAGACGAAGTAAAGGAGAAGCCTGCAAGTGAAGAAGTCGGAAAAGAACCCGAGGAGAAAGTCGTGGAGGAAGCTGATGCCAAAGAACCGGAAAAAGGAGCGATTGAAGCTGTTGTATGCGAACCAAAAGAAGAATTGGTTGTTGAACCAATCAAAGAGAAGGTGGTTGATGAGCCGAAAATATCAGCCACTGAAACCAGCGAGCTGACTGAAGCAGCAGCCAGCAGCGTGGCCGAGCCGAGAGAGGTAGCAGAAGCAGAAACCAAGGTAGGGGATAAACCAGAGTTGACCAAAGAAGCAGAGGATAAACCCCAAGAAGTCACCAATGTTGTGGAGAATGTGCTGGAGAGTGTTGAGGAAGTCAAGCCCACGGAGAAGACAGAGGTTAAGGTAGCAAGAAATCTCAGGTCCGTGATGGATGAGTTCGACGGCGTCACATCGTCCAAGGCAGAAAAGATTGATGAGGCGCCTGCTGTTACAGAAACCAATTTTACCGTCATTGAGGAAGCTCAAGCTGTTGTTGAGAAGGAAGTTCCTGTGGATGCAAACGGTCAACAAAGCGCATCTGCAGTGGATGGCATTCCAGAGGAGGAAGCCAAAGTCGAGgcggaaaaggaagaagaaaagatcgaGAAACTCAAGGAGAAAGACGAAGAAACCAGTAAAGATGAGGTGAATAAAGTGGAAAATGTGAGTGCCGTAACTGAGCAAAGTTTGACTGGCGCTGCTGAGTTGGAGAAGGAAGAGACACCGGCTCCAGTCGAAGCAGAGGAAGCCAAAGAGGTCAAGGCAGAGGAGGCCGAAAATGGCGTTGCAAAAGGTGACGATGAAGATGCAAAACTCGCGCCTCCTCCAAGTGACGAGCCTGCAAAGGACGGCCATGACACCAAAGCGTCAAGGGACCTGCCTGCACAAGAGGTCTCAGGGAAAAAGCAGTCGGGTAACATAATGTCGAAGGTGAAGCAATTAGGCGTGAAGGTAAAGAAAGCCATCGTCGGTAAATCCCCAATCTCGAAGACGCCGATGACAGAGGCCAAGGGCGAAGAGAAAGTCAAGTGA
- the LOC115747765 gene encoding neurofilament heavy polypeptide-like isoform X4 encodes MASETVVPDHHTPDETVEKKENEENKIIKEEETKEQITKDIESESPDIPVPKAEELMPEEQIKPAAVDEGGAVLEAPSEAGLKAEDVSVVLNRPDSATKPIGTQPEDTTVTNVPQAETPIEVVGDEQEEKEVEVVADEPKDKEVEAVVAAEPKEKEVEAVAAAELKEKEVEAVKEVEAQAVKPEEKEAVVEEVKVESKDEPAIEEIKDKAEDKAVVVDAAESKSKENLASEEVASKVEEKSAAEVVEDEVKEKPASEEVGKEPEEKVVEEADAKEPEKGAIEAVVCEPKEELVVEPIKEKVVDEPKISATETSELTEAAASSVAEPREVAEAETKVGDKPELTKEAEDKPQEVTNVVENVLESVEEVKPTEKTEVKVARNLRSVMDEFDGVTSSKAEKIDEAPAVTETNFTVIEEAQAVVEKEVPVDANGQQSASAVDGIPEEEAKVEAEKEEEKIEKLKEKDEETSKDEVNKVENVSAVTEQSLTGAAELEKEETPAPVEAEEAKEVKAEEAENGVAKGDDEDAKLAPPPSDEPAKDGHDTKASRDLPAQEVSGKKQSGNIMSKVKQLGVKVKKAIVGKSPISKTPMTEAKGEEKVK; translated from the exons ATGGCTTCTGAGACAGTTGTGCCTGATCATCACACTCCTGATGAA ACGGTTGAGAAGAAGGAGAACGAAGAGAACAAGATAATCAAAGAGGAGGAAACAAAGGAACAGATCACCAAAGACATTGAATCCGAGAGTCCAGATATCCCGGTCCCTAAAGCAGAAGAACTGATGCCTGAGGAGCAGATAAAACCTGCTGCAGTGGATGAAGGTGGAGCTGTTTTGGAGGCACCTTCTGAAGCTGGCTTGAAGGCGGAAGACGTTTCTGTAGTGCTGAACCGTCCAGATTCAGCAACCAAGCCTATTGGTACCCAACCAGAGGATACAACTGTAACCAATGTGCCTCAGGCGGAGACACCAATTGAAGTTGTTGGAGACGAACAAGAGGAGAAAGAAGTCGAGGTGGTTGCAGATGAACCAAAGGATAAAGAAGTCGAGGCAGTTGTTGCAGCTGaaccaaaggaaaaagaagtcgAGGCTGTTGCTGCAGCTGAACTAAAGGAGAAAGAAGTCGAGGCGGTT AAAGAAGTTGAGGCTCAGGCAGTTAaaccagaagaaaaagaagcagtgGTTGAAGAAGTTAAAGTTGAATCGAAGGACGAACCTGCGATTGAAGAAATCAAAGATAAGGCAGAGGACAAAGCAGTTGTGGTGGATGCAGCTGAGAGTAAATCCAAGGAAAACCTGGCTAGTGAAGAAGTTGCAAGTAAGGTGGAGGAGAAATCGGCAGCTGAAGTGGTTGAAGACGAAGTAAAGGAGAAGCCTGCAAGTGAAGAAGTCGGAAAAGAACCCGAGGAGAAAGTCGTGGAGGAAGCTGATGCCAAAGAACCGGAAAAAGGAGCGATTGAAGCTGTTGTATGCGAACCAAAAGAAGAATTGGTTGTTGAACCAATCAAAGAGAAGGTGGTTGATGAGCCGAAAATATCAGCCACTGAAACCAGCGAGCTGACTGAAGCAGCAGCCAGCAGCGTGGCCGAGCCGAGAGAGGTAGCAGAAGCAGAAACCAAGGTAGGGGATAAACCAGAGTTGACCAAAGAAGCAGAGGATAAACCCCAAGAAGTCACCAATGTTGTGGAGAATGTGCTGGAGAGTGTTGAGGAAGTCAAGCCCACGGAGAAGACAGAGGTTAAGGTAGCAAGAAATCTCAGGTCCGTGATGGATGAGTTCGACGGCGTCACATCGTCCAAGGCAGAAAAGATTGATGAGGCGCCTGCTGTTACAGAAACCAATTTTACCGTCATTGAGGAAGCTCAAGCTGTTGTTGAGAAGGAAGTTCCTGTGGATGCAAACGGTCAACAAAGCGCATCTGCAGTGGATGGCATTCCAGAGGAGGAAGCCAAAGTCGAGgcggaaaaggaagaagaaaagatcgaGAAACTCAAGGAGAAAGACGAAGAAACCAGTAAAGATGAGGTGAATAAAGTGGAAAATGTGAGTGCCGTAACTGAGCAAAGTTTGACTGGCGCTGCTGAGTTGGAGAAGGAAGAGACACCGGCTCCAGTCGAAGCAGAGGAAGCCAAAGAGGTCAAGGCAGAGGAGGCCGAAAATGGCGTTGCAAAAGGTGACGATGAAGATGCAAAACTCGCGCCTCCTCCAAGTGACGAGCCTGCAAAGGACGGCCATGACACCAAAGCGTCAAGGGACCTGCCTGCACAAGAGGTCTCAGGGAAAAAGCAGTCGGGTAACATAATGTCGAAGGTGAAGCAATTAGGCGTGAAGGTAAAGAAAGCCATCGTCGGTAAATCCCCAATCTCGAAGACGCCGATGACAGAGGCCAAGGGCGAAGAGAAAGTCAAGTGA
- the LOC115747765 gene encoding titin-like isoform X10 has product MASETVVPDHHTPDETVEKKENEENKIIKEEETKEQITKDIESESPDIPVPKAEELMPEEQIKPAAVDEGGAVLEAPSEAGLKAEDVSVVLNRPDSATKPIGTQPEDTTVTNVPQAETPIEVVGDEQEEKEVEVVADEPKDKEVEAVKEVEAQAVKPEEKEAVVEEVKVESKDEPAIEEIKDKAEDKAVVVDAAESKSKENLASEEVASKVEEKSAAEVVEDEVKEKPASEEVGKEPEEKVVEEADAKEPEKGAIEAVVCEPKEELVVEPIKEKVVDEPKISATETSELTEAAASSVAEPREVAEAETKVGDKPELTKEAEDKPQEVTNVVENVLESVEEVKPTEKTEVKVARNLRSVMDEFDGVTSSKAEKIDEAPAVTETNFTVIEEAQAVVEKEVPVDANGQQSASAVDGIPEEEAKVEAEKEEEKIEKLKEKDEETSKDEVNKVENVSAVTEQSLTGAAELEKEETPAPVEAEEAKEVKAEEAENGVAKGDDEDAKLAPPPSDEPAKDGHDTKASRDLPAQEVSGKKQSGNIMSKVKQLGVKVKKAIVGKSPISKTPMTEAKGEEKVK; this is encoded by the exons ATGGCTTCTGAGACAGTTGTGCCTGATCATCACACTCCTGATGAA ACGGTTGAGAAGAAGGAGAACGAAGAGAACAAGATAATCAAAGAGGAGGAAACAAAGGAACAGATCACCAAAGACATTGAATCCGAGAGTCCAGATATCCCGGTCCCTAAAGCAGAAGAACTGATGCCTGAGGAGCAGATAAAACCTGCTGCAGTGGATGAAGGTGGAGCTGTTTTGGAGGCACCTTCTGAAGCTGGCTTGAAGGCGGAAGACGTTTCTGTAGTGCTGAACCGTCCAGATTCAGCAACCAAGCCTATTGGTACCCAACCAGAGGATACAACTGTAACCAATGTGCCTCAGGCGGAGACACCAATTGAAGTTGTTGGAGACGAACAAGAGGAGAAAGAAGTCGAGGTGGTTGCAGATGAACCAAAGGATAAAGAAGTCGAGGCAGTT AAAGAAGTTGAGGCTCAGGCAGTTAaaccagaagaaaaagaagcagtgGTTGAAGAAGTTAAAGTTGAATCGAAGGACGAACCTGCGATTGAAGAAATCAAAGATAAGGCAGAGGACAAAGCAGTTGTGGTGGATGCAGCTGAGAGTAAATCCAAGGAAAACCTGGCTAGTGAAGAAGTTGCAAGTAAGGTGGAGGAGAAATCGGCAGCTGAAGTGGTTGAAGACGAAGTAAAGGAGAAGCCTGCAAGTGAAGAAGTCGGAAAAGAACCCGAGGAGAAAGTCGTGGAGGAAGCTGATGCCAAAGAACCGGAAAAAGGAGCGATTGAAGCTGTTGTATGCGAACCAAAAGAAGAATTGGTTGTTGAACCAATCAAAGAGAAGGTGGTTGATGAGCCGAAAATATCAGCCACTGAAACCAGCGAGCTGACTGAAGCAGCAGCCAGCAGCGTGGCCGAGCCGAGAGAGGTAGCAGAAGCAGAAACCAAGGTAGGGGATAAACCAGAGTTGACCAAAGAAGCAGAGGATAAACCCCAAGAAGTCACCAATGTTGTGGAGAATGTGCTGGAGAGTGTTGAGGAAGTCAAGCCCACGGAGAAGACAGAGGTTAAGGTAGCAAGAAATCTCAGGTCCGTGATGGATGAGTTCGACGGCGTCACATCGTCCAAGGCAGAAAAGATTGATGAGGCGCCTGCTGTTACAGAAACCAATTTTACCGTCATTGAGGAAGCTCAAGCTGTTGTTGAGAAGGAAGTTCCTGTGGATGCAAACGGTCAACAAAGCGCATCTGCAGTGGATGGCATTCCAGAGGAGGAAGCCAAAGTCGAGgcggaaaaggaagaagaaaagatcgaGAAACTCAAGGAGAAAGACGAAGAAACCAGTAAAGATGAGGTGAATAAAGTGGAAAATGTGAGTGCCGTAACTGAGCAAAGTTTGACTGGCGCTGCTGAGTTGGAGAAGGAAGAGACACCGGCTCCAGTCGAAGCAGAGGAAGCCAAAGAGGTCAAGGCAGAGGAGGCCGAAAATGGCGTTGCAAAAGGTGACGATGAAGATGCAAAACTCGCGCCTCCTCCAAGTGACGAGCCTGCAAAGGACGGCCATGACACCAAAGCGTCAAGGGACCTGCCTGCACAAGAGGTCTCAGGGAAAAAGCAGTCGGGTAACATAATGTCGAAGGTGAAGCAATTAGGCGTGAAGGTAAAGAAAGCCATCGTCGGTAAATCCCCAATCTCGAAGACGCCGATGACAGAGGCCAAGGGCGAAGAGAAAGTCAAGTGA
- the LOC115747765 gene encoding titin-like isoform X2 codes for MASETVVPDHHTPDETVEKKENEENKIIKEEETKEQITKDIESESPDIPVPKAEELMPEEQIKPAAVDEGGAVLEAPSEAGLKAEDVSVVLNRPDSATKPIGTQPEDTTVTNVPQAETPIEVVGDEQEEKEVEVVADEPKDKEVEAVVAAEPKEKEVEAVAAAELKEKEVEAVVADEPKEKEVEALVTAEPKEKEVEAQAVKPEEKEAVVEEVEEIKDKAEDKAVVVDAAESKSKENLASEEVASKVEEKSAAEVVEDEVKEKPASEEVGKEPEEKVVEEADAKEPEKGAIEAVVCEPKEELVVEPIKEKVVDEPKISATETSELTEAAASSVAEPREVAEAETKVGDKPELTKEAEDKPQEVTNVVENVLESVEEVKPTEKTEVKVARNLRSVMDEFDGVTSSKAEKIDEAPAVTETNFTVIEEAQAVVEKEVPVDANGQQSASAVDGIPEEEAKVEAEKEEEKIEKLKEKDEETSKDEVNKVENVSAVTEQSLTGAAELEKEETPAPVEAEEAKEVKAEEAENGVAKGDDEDAKLAPPPSDEPAKDGHDTKASRDLPAQEVSGKKQSGNIMSKVKQLGVKVKKAIVGKSPISKTPMTEAKGEEKVK; via the exons ATGGCTTCTGAGACAGTTGTGCCTGATCATCACACTCCTGATGAA ACGGTTGAGAAGAAGGAGAACGAAGAGAACAAGATAATCAAAGAGGAGGAAACAAAGGAACAGATCACCAAAGACATTGAATCCGAGAGTCCAGATATCCCGGTCCCTAAAGCAGAAGAACTGATGCCTGAGGAGCAGATAAAACCTGCTGCAGTGGATGAAGGTGGAGCTGTTTTGGAGGCACCTTCTGAAGCTGGCTTGAAGGCGGAAGACGTTTCTGTAGTGCTGAACCGTCCAGATTCAGCAACCAAGCCTATTGGTACCCAACCAGAGGATACAACTGTAACCAATGTGCCTCAGGCGGAGACACCAATTGAAGTTGTTGGAGACGAACAAGAGGAGAAAGAAGTCGAGGTGGTTGCAGATGAACCAAAGGATAAAGAAGTCGAGGCAGTTGTTGCAGCTGaaccaaaggaaaaagaagtcgAGGCTGTTGCTGCAGCTGAACTAAAGGAGAAAGAAGTCGAGGCGGTTGTTGCAGATGAACCAAAGGAGAAAGAAGTTGAGGCACTTGTTACAGCTGAACCAAAGGAGAAAGAAGTTGAGGCTCAGGCAGTTAaaccagaagaaaaagaagcagtgGTTGAAGAAG TTGAAGAAATCAAAGATAAGGCAGAGGACAAAGCAGTTGTGGTGGATGCAGCTGAGAGTAAATCCAAGGAAAACCTGGCTAGTGAAGAAGTTGCAAGTAAGGTGGAGGAGAAATCGGCAGCTGAAGTGGTTGAAGACGAAGTAAAGGAGAAGCCTGCAAGTGAAGAAGTCGGAAAAGAACCCGAGGAGAAAGTCGTGGAGGAAGCTGATGCCAAAGAACCGGAAAAAGGAGCGATTGAAGCTGTTGTATGCGAACCAAAAGAAGAATTGGTTGTTGAACCAATCAAAGAGAAGGTGGTTGATGAGCCGAAAATATCAGCCACTGAAACCAGCGAGCTGACTGAAGCAGCAGCCAGCAGCGTGGCCGAGCCGAGAGAGGTAGCAGAAGCAGAAACCAAGGTAGGGGATAAACCAGAGTTGACCAAAGAAGCAGAGGATAAACCCCAAGAAGTCACCAATGTTGTGGAGAATGTGCTGGAGAGTGTTGAGGAAGTCAAGCCCACGGAGAAGACAGAGGTTAAGGTAGCAAGAAATCTCAGGTCCGTGATGGATGAGTTCGACGGCGTCACATCGTCCAAGGCAGAAAAGATTGATGAGGCGCCTGCTGTTACAGAAACCAATTTTACCGTCATTGAGGAAGCTCAAGCTGTTGTTGAGAAGGAAGTTCCTGTGGATGCAAACGGTCAACAAAGCGCATCTGCAGTGGATGGCATTCCAGAGGAGGAAGCCAAAGTCGAGgcggaaaaggaagaagaaaagatcgaGAAACTCAAGGAGAAAGACGAAGAAACCAGTAAAGATGAGGTGAATAAAGTGGAAAATGTGAGTGCCGTAACTGAGCAAAGTTTGACTGGCGCTGCTGAGTTGGAGAAGGAAGAGACACCGGCTCCAGTCGAAGCAGAGGAAGCCAAAGAGGTCAAGGCAGAGGAGGCCGAAAATGGCGTTGCAAAAGGTGACGATGAAGATGCAAAACTCGCGCCTCCTCCAAGTGACGAGCCTGCAAAGGACGGCCATGACACCAAAGCGTCAAGGGACCTGCCTGCACAAGAGGTCTCAGGGAAAAAGCAGTCGGGTAACATAATGTCGAAGGTGAAGCAATTAGGCGTGAAGGTAAAGAAAGCCATCGTCGGTAAATCCCCAATCTCGAAGACGCCGATGACAGAGGCCAAGGGCGAAGAGAAAGTCAAGTGA
- the LOC115747765 gene encoding neurofilament heavy polypeptide-like isoform X1 — MASETVVPDHHTPDETVEKKENEENKIIKEEETKEQITKDIESESPDIPVPKAEELMPEEQIKPAAVDEGGAVLEAPSEAGLKAEDVSVVLNRPDSATKPIGTQPEDTTVTNVPQAETPIEVVGDEQEEKEVEVVADEPKDKEVEAVVAAEPKEKEVEAVAAAELKEKEVEAVVADEPKEKEVEALVTAEPKEKEVEAQAVKPEEKEAVVEEVKVESKDEPAIEEIKDKAEDKAVVVDAAESKSKENLASEEVASKVEEKSAAEVVEDEVKEKPASEEVGKEPEEKVVEEADAKEPEKGAIEAVVCEPKEELVVEPIKEKVVDEPKISATETSELTEAAASSVAEPREVAEAETKVGDKPELTKEAEDKPQEVTNVVENVLESVEEVKPTEKTEVKVARNLRSVMDEFDGVTSSKAEKIDEAPAVTETNFTVIEEAQAVVEKEVPVDANGQQSASAVDGIPEEEAKVEAEKEEEKIEKLKEKDEETSKDEVNKVENVSAVTEQSLTGAAELEKEETPAPVEAEEAKEVKAEEAENGVAKGDDEDAKLAPPPSDEPAKDGHDTKASRDLPAQEVSGKKQSGNIMSKVKQLGVKVKKAIVGKSPISKTPMTEAKGEEKVK; from the exons ATGGCTTCTGAGACAGTTGTGCCTGATCATCACACTCCTGATGAA ACGGTTGAGAAGAAGGAGAACGAAGAGAACAAGATAATCAAAGAGGAGGAAACAAAGGAACAGATCACCAAAGACATTGAATCCGAGAGTCCAGATATCCCGGTCCCTAAAGCAGAAGAACTGATGCCTGAGGAGCAGATAAAACCTGCTGCAGTGGATGAAGGTGGAGCTGTTTTGGAGGCACCTTCTGAAGCTGGCTTGAAGGCGGAAGACGTTTCTGTAGTGCTGAACCGTCCAGATTCAGCAACCAAGCCTATTGGTACCCAACCAGAGGATACAACTGTAACCAATGTGCCTCAGGCGGAGACACCAATTGAAGTTGTTGGAGACGAACAAGAGGAGAAAGAAGTCGAGGTGGTTGCAGATGAACCAAAGGATAAAGAAGTCGAGGCAGTTGTTGCAGCTGaaccaaaggaaaaagaagtcgAGGCTGTTGCTGCAGCTGAACTAAAGGAGAAAGAAGTCGAGGCGGTTGTTGCAGATGAACCAAAGGAGAAAGAAGTTGAGGCACTTGTTACAGCTGAACCAAAGGAGAAAGAAGTTGAGGCTCAGGCAGTTAaaccagaagaaaaagaagcagtgGTTGAAGAAGTTAAAGTTGAATCGAAGGACGAACCTGCGATTGAAGAAATCAAAGATAAGGCAGAGGACAAAGCAGTTGTGGTGGATGCAGCTGAGAGTAAATCCAAGGAAAACCTGGCTAGTGAAGAAGTTGCAAGTAAGGTGGAGGAGAAATCGGCAGCTGAAGTGGTTGAAGACGAAGTAAAGGAGAAGCCTGCAAGTGAAGAAGTCGGAAAAGAACCCGAGGAGAAAGTCGTGGAGGAAGCTGATGCCAAAGAACCGGAAAAAGGAGCGATTGAAGCTGTTGTATGCGAACCAAAAGAAGAATTGGTTGTTGAACCAATCAAAGAGAAGGTGGTTGATGAGCCGAAAATATCAGCCACTGAAACCAGCGAGCTGACTGAAGCAGCAGCCAGCAGCGTGGCCGAGCCGAGAGAGGTAGCAGAAGCAGAAACCAAGGTAGGGGATAAACCAGAGTTGACCAAAGAAGCAGAGGATAAACCCCAAGAAGTCACCAATGTTGTGGAGAATGTGCTGGAGAGTGTTGAGGAAGTCAAGCCCACGGAGAAGACAGAGGTTAAGGTAGCAAGAAATCTCAGGTCCGTGATGGATGAGTTCGACGGCGTCACATCGTCCAAGGCAGAAAAGATTGATGAGGCGCCTGCTGTTACAGAAACCAATTTTACCGTCATTGAGGAAGCTCAAGCTGTTGTTGAGAAGGAAGTTCCTGTGGATGCAAACGGTCAACAAAGCGCATCTGCAGTGGATGGCATTCCAGAGGAGGAAGCCAAAGTCGAGgcggaaaaggaagaagaaaagatcgaGAAACTCAAGGAGAAAGACGAAGAAACCAGTAAAGATGAGGTGAATAAAGTGGAAAATGTGAGTGCCGTAACTGAGCAAAGTTTGACTGGCGCTGCTGAGTTGGAGAAGGAAGAGACACCGGCTCCAGTCGAAGCAGAGGAAGCCAAAGAGGTCAAGGCAGAGGAGGCCGAAAATGGCGTTGCAAAAGGTGACGATGAAGATGCAAAACTCGCGCCTCCTCCAAGTGACGAGCCTGCAAAGGACGGCCATGACACCAAAGCGTCAAGGGACCTGCCTGCACAAGAGGTCTCAGGGAAAAAGCAGTCGGGTAACATAATGTCGAAGGTGAAGCAATTAGGCGTGAAGGTAAAGAAAGCCATCGTCGGTAAATCCCCAATCTCGAAGACGCCGATGACAGAGGCCAAGGGCGAAGAGAAAGTCAAGTGA